aaaaacaaaaaaaaacatcctcccACATGGTTTATATAGCCATGGCCAGtagggaaaaaaagggaaaaaagatgtCTGATGCTAATGTGgatgttaagtctaattgttgaagtgtacctctggtgcaaattactgacctctgtcatcatttcaggtgggggaacttgcacaatcggtggctgactaaatacttttttgccccactgtatgtaaatAGCTTACCTTCCCTTCTGTGGTTCGATCGGGTTCATTGGAAGCTGGAAAAAGGACCCAGAATTTGCTTGCTGTCCCGCTTGGTCAAAAAGCGCGGTCTGGCGCATGCGCAATTAGGAACATAAGACTCATTATTTGGGGGtatattttactgcattttttaATGCAATGTTGTTACTGTTTGGAAAAGGGTATAATTAACCCATTACTTTATAATTCCTTGGCTGAGTGCAATAATAGAGTAAATTATACATGATTTGCATAGATTATATATACCTCTCTCCAAAATAGCTTTTATCAGTGCACTTGGCTGTGAACTGCTTCAGCTCAAGCTAAAGATTGCCACTTGACGGACCCAATAGATTCAGCTGCAGAAAGAACAAATGAAATCTTAAGTCCACCAGAACTATGACCAGGATCACTGTCACCATGGGATCgttttgacttttttctcatTGGGAAACTCCTCTGTCATGATGTAACTAGTTATTTCTGGGAAGATTTTACTAGCTTGGATAGCAGACTCTGACGAGAGATTATTTGATCATTCTGGGGTTACCTGTAAGAGCAATTTGTACTAATAAAGAATAATTACTGAGACTTTTACCTTTACAGTTTCACAAAAGCTTAAACAGTGAATGTCATAATTAAAGCTTGAGTTACACAAAATGTTATTAAATCATAAATTCTGAGACTCAGACATTCTTTAACACCAGTGAGTCCTGTGCAGTGAGGCCCGTTATTAGAATCACTGTTATTCTATTTTCTGATTCATCATACTGGTTtagttaaacatatatattttaccACTCCATCATGGTGAAGAGGCAGCTTGgtgtaaaagtgaagctctcaatttTTTTTGGTCACTGTGGGTAGTCACCAAAAGAACGAAATTATGGATACAGGCGgcggaaatgggcttcctcAGAGATAGGGTGATAGGTTAGACATCCGGGacgggctcagagtagagccggtgctcctccacatcaaaaggagccagttgaggggGTTCGGGCAtttgacaaggatgcctcctggctGCCTACGGGATGAGGTGTTCTGGGTGTCCCACCGGCAGGAGGCCCCGTGCCAGACCCAGggcatgctggagagattatatctctcagctggcctgggaacgccttcgtgttcccccagataagctggaggaggtggcttgGGAGAGGGAGgcctgggcttctctgcttaggctgctgtccCCGTGACCCGGCCCCAGATacgcggaagaagatggatggatatttatgTGTACTTCTTTAAGTTCAACATGGCAGTGTTGCGAAATTTAGCATATTTAAGCCTAAGAAACAACATACGAATTCTGATAACTGGCACACATGTTTAACTGGCACATAACccaacatattaaacatatgtttaatatgttggGTTATATTTTGATCAGTGTTAAGTGATTATGCTATTAAGCATCAGATAAACCACATATAAATTGTGGTTCTGTGTTTAAGAATTACACACTAAATGCTGATTTTCTGATTCTGGGTTGTTCGTATTATGAGTTGGTGGCACAGTATCTTCGTACATTCCTCCAGACACACAAAACTGTTACGTTATAGACCTTTTAACCTCTCTTAGCTGAGCGGTGAGGCAGCCAGGTTTCTTTCTACCCCAGGTCACGTGACATGTTTCAGCCCAGTACAATATGGCCACTTCTAGTTTTAAAAGAATATGACATAAAACTTATAAATGCCTATTTCCATCCCAGTGTAAAAATTGTTCCATCATCTGTGCTTGAGGCCACTGAAGCCCAAGGAgcacatcatcactaaaaatcagggatttgtttttttcaacaATTGGTTAAATCGTATGGAACATTGGCATtccataaaatcaaaacagccaCTGGTAAATAATCTGAACAGACAAAAACCATTATGTGTACCTGGAGTGCTTCTTGGTCCCTGAACCACCATCTCTGTTCTCTGCTGAAATCACAAGTTCATAGGAGTAACGTCACTTACATTTTTCAGAGTGGATTCAAAACAACTTTCCACATCTTGTTTCTTGTTACAGGAACAGTCACAAAGGTTTATCTCTCAGTCTGATGCagttaaagcaggggtgtcaaactcaattgCACAGGGGGCCAAAACTCAAAGCACACTTTAGGTAATGGGCCACACAGGATAAACATTTATTGTACACACGGaattttaactttaaatattttgctctcCATAAAACTAAATCCTGTGAAAATTTAACAAGCTTGAAATATGAACAtgctgcacccccccccccccccccccccccaggagaaatacatgaaaattgtGCTTTTAAGGAAACACTAAAAtgacatgaaataaaaataatgagatTTTGTTGCTATTATGCCATTTTATGAAAAGCAAGCtaaaaatattttgctcttCATAAAAATATCTCTTGTCAAAATGACACAAATTCAAAGTATGAACATGAAAAtcgtgcaaaaaaacaacaaaaacccccaacaagaaataaataaataataagagaaaTAAAATTGGTGCTTTTTAGCAAGggttaaaataacaacaaatcaTAACATTCagggtcaaaggagcttgcaaagaaaggcgtctggacttctttaagttacttgaagacgtttcacctctcatccgagaagcttcttcagttctaaggtcaaatggtggcgagtcccagatataaacctagtgggagtgaccccccacagagggacaaaaggaccccctgatgatcctctagtcGCCTGAGACAAGGTGTGacactgggtgtgggtcccaatcagccagagttttgggtgagctcattgtgaaacctggccccaccttatcatgcgaattcctgagatctgatggcccaggatgtgagtgggcgttaaggcgtctgggaagggatctcaaccTTAGAccttgaccttagaactgaagaagcttctcggatgagaggtgaaacgtcttcaagtaacttaaagaagtccagacgcctttctttgcaagctcctttgactacgatgacctggatgactgagaaccttcatagACATTCTGACACTTAAAAGTGTTCTGTGTTGTGTGGAGAGCAACATATTGATGATTTAGTGTGACAACACTGCCACCATGAGGAAAAAGTGataaattacaattaaaattacaattcagggtttgttttttgttttgtttttttgctcttaTGCAATTTTGTCAGAGGTAGATGCTTGGCACCAttttttggcaacatttttgtTTAAGTTTGGTGTGAGGTCTTGTGTTGTGGAGATTATCAGGATGGTCCACAGGTGTTCATCAGTGAGACAACTCCTGTGTGCTGTTTTGTTAACCTTCATCACTGAAAACAGCTTCTCACACAGATATGTGCTACCAAACATACACAAGGTTCAAACTGCGTGTAGAGCTgcggcgatcgtggctcaagagttgggtgtttgccttgtaatcggaaggtttccggttcgagccccggcttggacagtctcggttgttgtgtccttgggcaagacacttcacccgttgtctACTGGTGGTGGCACTGCATTATGGGAtctgttgtttgtgtgttattaGCGTGTCATATCACCATGCATAACAACCATAATAAATCTATATAAATTGATCTTGTGGGCCGAATATAAATGTACGTCGGGCCAGATGTGGCCCGCGGGCCTTCAGTTAGACACATATGAGTTAAAGAGTGTCTAGATTATTTTACTATGTATCAGAATCTAGCTGAGACAGAAATCTGCATCAGCTGctccagaaataaaaaaagaacggTTACagccacaaaaaacacatgaacaGACTGAATCAACACAACAATAGAgtcctagttttttttttatgttttttattagcaaaaacagattcaaaaagagtaaaataaaacattacaaatGTAACAAGTTCttgaaatatttaaactgaaataacacccagaaaacaaacaaccatGGAATGAAAAGTTCAATAAAGCTTCACAGATCAGAGGAAACATCTGCCTAATATATAAACATTCATAGATTTGGTTTCATGACACTGTCAAAATTACTGTTACTGTCTGTGATCTCCACATGAGGATGAGTCTGTGTGGTTCAAACCTCTCAGAATGAGTTTGATCTCACAGATAACTGAACCTGAAGAtgaaacaaacacactcactcGTTCTGATGCTGCAACATTCTGAGCTCATGAATACTGATGAGAACCAAACTATGAAAAAGTAATTTGCGCTTCCACAGAAATGTAAATATGCACAGCTAagctcacaaacacaaatcTGACATTCACTTTTCTCTACAAACTAATTTAGCTGCCTCAGACCAAACGTACAATCAAATGATGaaaacctgtgtgtgtttgaaacatttaacattatcaaaactgaacatgactactaattataataatatacaATCGTCCAATACATCAGAAGCCAAACATCCTCAGTGCTGGAAATATATACATAACAATGTATGTTGTTAACAATGCTAACAGTAACAGTGTCGGCTTTAGTAATTATTTCAACATTATGCAGCATCTACTGTAAACGTGTTTACTACTGCAGGCTGTTGATTAAAATGTCTTTGATCCTTCTTGGATCACTTTGGGTCTAATTTCTCCCTCAGATGCttgagaatattttttttaattcttaaatTGGATTTTCAAATTACAGTTAAAATAACCTGCAATTTAAATAATTGCAGTTTCCCATTTTCAGTTGATAAATGTGCTGCACCTTGTTCTccacctttttcttcttctttttgattATCTGTTATTTTTTCTTACTTGAGGAAAAATTAGCTTTTTCTTTAACATTGTCTCTGCTGTGAAATCTTTTTGGAATGAAGCAGCTCTTCTGGTTTTCTACATGATGTGATTGTTTTAGTTTCTGAAAGCAGGCCTCTGCTTTGTGCCTTAGTGATACAGGCGACTCTTACATCTTCAAACATGCTACAGTTCAACAGGAGGCCGGTATGAATCCTGACTCTGCTGTTGTTTACGTTTTCTGTAGCACACAAaaccaacaacagcagcaacaagaagcacagcagcaacactCAGACCGACGATCAGTCCAACAGGTCctcctgcaggtgagaaacaggtgtgaggtgtcagctgtcaggtaggtgatgagtgaagaacagaacagaatccatttcctcttcaaactgctgtcagacattatctactgcactctgatcacatcactcagaccagctgctttctacaaagtctcatcaacaacatctttagaaacaaacatcaacaaccaggaagcagcttcacctctgatcacacacacactcaactctactcactcacctggaggatcaactTTCAGGGTGATGATGCTGATGGGGTCACCATCCAGATTTGCTCTTTTCCTCACGTTTCCTCTCGTGAAGACACGACACTCGTATGTTCCAGCATCATTAATCGTCACATTGTTCAGAATCagagacacgtctccatccttcatctgtctgtcctgcagatccacccggttcttaaaagatggatgctggtttTCTAGGTCGAACCGCTGATCCCGGTACAAAAGCACATAATCTGACTCCATGCCAGATCTGCTCCACTCTACACCGATGATGCTGTTATTATTGTTTGGAGCTCGGCATGGTAGAGTGATGTTCTTCTGTCCAGGCTGAGCTGTGATAATTTTCTGGCCTGACAGAAGAAACaagacagagcagagaggtGAAAGGTCGAAGTACAATCGTCGCTTAGCTATGCTGTAATAGAGGCTGCTGATGctccatgatgcattgagtattccTTCTTCTCACACTCACTTTGTTTTactacacctctctgcatttaatctttaatgattaattaatctcttaagatctcttccacagcatgtctttgtacTATCCTCCTCCACTCACCTCCTACCGGTCGTAGCAGATGGCCGCACCTCCCTGAgccttttctctgtatgtattattgtacagtctaccttacaatataaagcaccttgaggtgacagttgttttgattttcatataaataaaatggaattgaacTAAATTGAATACAGCAGCCATTCAAAGTGAGACACACTCACTGCTTGTAATATACTATAAAATAATTCAGATGAATGTAAGAAGCAGTGTAATATAAACATTTATACATGTGCTGATAATAAGTGAACATAATCtgtgagagaaagcagcctctcattataagacactgtgagtctctgcatgctgcctttatggagctacagctgtttgtatacactgaacaaaaagctTTGTAGCTGCGTACAGGGCTGGATGTAATGAAATGTTCTtagggtggcaaaatcaaagccatTTCTTTACACATATCGCATGTGTGTAACATTGTGTAATGTGCCTTACAATGTAAACAAtgattctgacatttctttgtacAACCATTTAAAACTTAGGGGCAGATCTGCAGAGGTGGCATAGAGAGGCATGTGCCAGCCTAATATAATCTGTTGCCACACCTTAACAAACAACAATGTCATATATAAAACTACTGTGGCACTAGAGGTGACTAGAGATCATTTTAGGGTGGAGCATGCCACTCCATGCCACCTCTGTAGATCGGCCTCTGGCTGTATACTGACTCCTGAAACTACAACacatcacactgacacacacactacacttctttgtctctgtgctGGAAACAGCATCGCTGACCAAGCGGGTAAATCCACAGACACCAACAGGCCTCGTGATGCCGTCACACACGCAGACGCTCAGAAACTAAATGTTTGGGAAGTACCAGGTAAACCAGACTGATGTTTATTCCTCTTTATCTCAGAGGGAAACACCGTTTGGTTTATAAACctcacctgcagagacaaacaCGAAGACACCGAGAATCAGCAAAGTCGAGCAGAGCGACGCAGTTACGGGAAACATTTCcgtgtttttgtttctgctgaTCTGACTCTTAGTTTGTTCTAAAAGTCTGAGTCTGTTGGTATTTTCAGTGAATAACAAAACTAGAGTTTTAAAACTGACTACATGAGGTTAACTTTGAggtttaaataaagctgaaacatttgtttttcagccaCTCGTTCAAACGCCACACTTTTGATATCTTAAGGAAGTCGCGTTAAAGTGACGTCTGTTACGCTGCGCTGTAGGACGACCATGAATAAGTGCGTCATGACTAAGGCCGTCAAATGTAGATATCAACGTGAAAATCAGGTTAATTCTCTTTTCACAGACAAACACTGTTTGTTTTCTAACAGTTAAATTTCACCTAcattcacaaacacaaagacaccaacaaacaaacaagctttAGTGATACAGGCTTCTCTTACCCAGCATCACCACGTAAGAAGCTCTGAGACATTTCTAACCTGCTGCTTTTTACTGGGAGGCTGGAATAAATCCTGACTCTGTCTCTTATGTTTACTGTAGATCAAAAAACCAGCAAGAAGCTTTCAGACCAACGTTCAGTCCAACAGATgatgcaggtgagaaacaggtgtgaggtgtcaggtaggtgatgagtgaagaacagaacagaatccatttcctgCAGCTGTTTGTACACACTGAACTAAAAGCTTTGTATACAGGGCCGGATGTAATGAAATGTTCTTAGGCTGGCAAAATCAAAggtatttctttaaaaatatgcagctGTTGGATTGTGTAATATGCCTTAAAATGTAAACAgtgtttctgacttttttgCACAACCATTTAAAACTCAGGGACAGATCTACAGAGGTGGCATGGAGTGGCATGTTTATAAACctcacctgcagagacaaacaCGAAGACGCCGACAAACAGCAAAGTCGAGCAGAGCGACGCAGTTACAGGAAACatttccttgtttttgtttctgctgaTCTGACTCTTAGTTTGTTCTAAAAGTCTGAGTCTGTTGGTATTTTCAGTGAATAAAAGAacctcagtttaaaaaaaaaagtttaaaaatgacTACATGAGGTTAAATTTGAGTTTTAATAAAgctgaaacatttctttttcactcataCTCATATTCATACTCAACACATTTTGTAGGATGACCATAAGTAAGTGCATCATTACTAAAGTGGTGAAATCTGAGTGTTTAACAGGTTCAGTTCTTGAATGATCTCCacagaacaacacaaacatcaCCTCTCTCATCATCAACCATCAGCTACATACTAAAGACCATCATCAGCCAAAGGACTTCAAAATGACGTCActgtataaaaatgtatattgtACTATGGAGGAGGCAGCATTTAGCTGGAGCCTCCATCAAACCACAGAGAACTTTCTCCACCTTTGTACAAAATAGTCAAACACTTACTTTTTTTCTGGATGAAATCTGTAATCCTCAAAGTCTTTTCTGATCATCATgatggaataaaataaataataaataaataaataaaatattttaaaaatgtaaagagcaaaaagaaaaagtacaataaaataaaataaaaataaatggacCTCTGTACTAAACATCCAGAGAACAAACTGAGCTGTGTTTCCTTATCAGCTGTTTTTATACAGACACACCTCAGATCTGTGACATCAGCGCCCACAGCGTCACCTTAGCAACCACATTCCTCCACCTATCAGCTGTGAGTTCACATATTTGACAGACAAATACAAAGTCACAGCTGACTCTGAGCCCTCACAGTCAGCTGATCCTTCTGTCAAATAACTTAATGAAACCctgaaatacaataaatattttCAGGTCCTTGAAGTACACACGGGTGGGGGCTGGAAACTCACTCCACCTGTCACAGTCTGAAGACAGAACGTGATTTCTGTCAGTGTGTGAGGATCAGTATGATGTATAATAATGTGAGTAAACTTCAGCAGGTTCATGTCTGTGATGTAGAGAACAGGAACAAGCAGAGGTGCTCTGGATGTTTGATCTGTGCTCTGATAATTCAGCGTATCACCACGTGGGACAGGAGACTGTCCAGCACAAGTTACAGCCTGTCAGAGTGTCGCTCACGACAAACAACAGATGCATCTGTTACTGTTTCTGTCTGCTTTTATTCTAAGCCCACCTTTTATTTCCTGTCCTGTTCTTGTTTTGTGCTCATGTCTGACTGTGAAATGATTTCACTTCAGTGCAGCTAAAGCTCCTGTTAGAGCGAACATAGCTGTGGTTAGCTCCACCTGCCCGTCTGTTAGAATACAATAGAatcaaatacaataaaaacatcctGAATATTAACATCATTAGTTCAAACTAACAAAGtctatgtattattattataattgttTTAATATAACACTGAGATGCAGCATAAACtgttcatttaaaagaaaaattgaaACTGATTGTTGCAGTAACTAAATACAAGTGAAACTCATGATACAAcctgtttaaaaaacagattttacaaaccttaaatattatttttaaatgcaacATATGTAAAACCAATAAATCAAGGTGATTAAATGATTAAATTATTGATCAGCTCCTCAGCACCACTGTGTTGATGGTAAATAGCTGTGTGTCAGTATCCTGGTCAGACTGGTTCAGCAGTAGcatcatgtgtctgtgtgtgaatcaTATCAGATTTCCTCTTTGGTGTTCAGCACATTCATCAGCTCTATTTGAACTTGGAGCtccattatttttctttctgttgttttgttctcGTCTGGATGTAAAATCATTTTAGAGGTCAAAGCTGACACACCTGTGGTTATTTCTGCCTGTCCAACAGATCTAAACATTTCAAATTTCActgaagttttattttaatctacTTTGACTTTTCTTGCgtttagtgtttgttttgatggtaACTAAATACTTGACAAGTTTCTTATTGTTTACTTCTAATGAATTAAATGATCAGTAACTCCTTTGAAATGATCATCTGAGAAAGTTTGCTAAAGACAACAAACAGAAACTAAACCTCCAGCTTCCTTAAATGTAAAAGTTTGATTATTTTTCTTAGGTGAGAACATAGAAAGAAATATGTCAACATGATCAATTAAAATCAAGCAGGGAAAATTTGATGAAATTTGAAGAGAAGTTTGTAACTGCTCctgaaggtttttcatgttCGAAGTAGAATAAAGGGCCATGCTCCAACTGATGTTCAGCCAGtattttaatcttcttttcacCAGCAAACACCGTGAAAAACTATGGTGAAATGATCAATGAAAAACACGGATATTACATCAGCAGAACAAAAATTACAACTCaaataaaacatacacacaaagtaAATGCACCAACATACCGTGTGCGCCTTTCTACTGAACATTCATGAGCAATTGTAGTCCATATTTTCTATATTTCCACCCTTTACACAGGCCAGCATTCTCTTTGTGGCTCGAGCCTTCAG
The Maylandia zebra isolate NMK-2024a linkage group LG7, Mzebra_GT3a, whole genome shotgun sequence DNA segment above includes these coding regions:
- the LOC112431881 gene encoding myelin-oligodendrocyte glycoprotein is translated as MFPVTASLCSTLLILGVFVFVSAGQKIITAQPGQKNITLPCRAPNNNNSIIGVEWSRSGMESDYVLLYRDQRFDLENQHPSFKNRVDLQDRQMKDGDVSLILNNVTINDAGTYECRVFTRGNVRKRANLDGDPISIITLKVDPPGGPVGLIVGLSVAAVLLVAAVVGFVCYRKRKQQQSQDSYRPPVEL